AAATCCAGCACTGTAGTTTACGATTTGCCGACACATTCGGGAGATTTGAGGTACGATATCTAGTGATGTCAGAGTGTAATTCTCGATATTACCGGAAGATAGAGTGGAGAGTTGTCCTAGCTTGAGGCAAATCGTTCGAGAAAGTGCCATCACTGATTACGACGTCTCGTCTATCGATACGCTGGCTATTCTTTCCCTATAAGCCACCGACGTGGTACTTCGGATTACAGATATGCTATTGTAATTCGTGCTCTGAACGAGGATGTCTGGTATGACCTGTATCGCACTTCACATGGCATCACAGCCCTCTGTGCCCACGAATCCATCATACGATCCAGAGCTGATCCACCGATTCCTGTCTCCCGAACATTCGGTTGGGTGTCAGGAGGGCATAGCGGGAATTTGAGGCGCTCGTGCGGAAAACGGTAGAACAAAATAATTATGACGATTTGGCTGTAGACGTGACCACGTCTATGACCGAACCATCCCATGCCAATCTTCGAGTCGGACTCGTTGGACTCGGAAGCCTCGGAATTCGACTCGGACGACAGTTTAGGTCTGTTCCGAATGCCGAGCTAACGGCGTTAGCGGACGTCAACGAGGACATTCAAACCGATGCCGGAAACGAGCTCTGTGTTTCGGAGGGGTCACGATACCATGACTACGAAGCGATGTTGGACGAGGAACCGCTCGATGCAGCGGTGGTAGCCACGCCGAACGGCCTCCATTATGGTCAGACAATCGCTGCACTGGAACGAGGTCTTCACGTCCTCTGTGAGAAGCCGTTGGCGACCAACGTCGAGGACGCCCTCGATCTCTTTTGGCGTGATCAGAAGAACGATCGCGTGATGATGTTGGGCTATCAGCGACATCTAAATCCCGCGTTCCTTATGGCCCGTGAGCGGTGGGCAGAGGGCGAGAACGAACCGACGTTCGTTACCGGTGAGATTACCCATGACTGGCGTTCGTACTACGAGAATATGAACGATTGGCGGATGGATCCGACTCTAAGCGGAGGCGGCCACCTCTTGAATGTCGGCTCACATGTCATCGATGCGATTCTCTGGGTGACCGGTCTCACACCGACTCACATCAACGCAGACGTCGAGTTCCACGACGAGGAGCAGATCTTTGATAAGCAGTCGTCGATCACCATCAAATTCGATAACGGCGCGCTAGCGACCATCTCAGATACGGGTATCGTCGCCCGTACGCGCGAGCATATCCACATCTGGGATGATGACGGAGCCGTTTACATCGAGGGGCGCGAATGGGACGAACGCACCGGCTACACCATTGATGCCGAAGGTACCCAACACGACCCCTATCTCGACTATCAGGGTAGGCAGACCAAAGCCGAAGCGTTCACCGCCGCCGTTCTAGATGGAGTCGAATCGCCGATCACGGTTCGTGATGCGTTCAGGACGATCGTCGTCACGATGGCCGCCTACGAATCCGGACGGACCGGAGAGCGGATCGCGCTCGCAGAGCGGTATCCGTTCGTCGAGGATGGCCTGCTTGATTGAACTGGGTACTCGTTGCCGACCTATCAGTGGTGTTCGCTCTGGACCCTATCGATGAGGGATCAGCGCACCGAACCGTCATCTCCGGGCGGTACGCTACAGTTCGGATCTCAGTTAAGTTCCTGAATTCCGTCCATCATCGAGCGGCCCACCAACTAAGTCGGCGGGACGCTCGTTGATCTATAGAACGCTGAAAACAGATGATTTTCCGCACCAGGTAGTTCGATCGTTCAGACTAGTTGGGGGACCGGAAATCCGCCTGCCGTTGAGACCTATCAGTCCGTACGG
This portion of the Halalkalicoccus tibetensis genome encodes:
- a CDS encoding Gfo/Idh/MocA family oxidoreductase, with amino-acid sequence MTEPSHANLRVGLVGLGSLGIRLGRQFRSVPNAELTALADVNEDIQTDAGNELCVSEGSRYHDYEAMLDEEPLDAAVVATPNGLHYGQTIAALERGLHVLCEKPLATNVEDALDLFWRDQKNDRVMMLGYQRHLNPAFLMARERWAEGENEPTFVTGEITHDWRSYYENMNDWRMDPTLSGGGHLLNVGSHVIDAILWVTGLTPTHINADVEFHDEEQIFDKQSSITIKFDNGALATISDTGIVARTREHIHIWDDDGAVYIEGREWDERTGYTIDAEGTQHDPYLDYQGRQTKAEAFTAAVLDGVESPITVRDAFRTIVVTMAAYESGRTGERIALAERYPFVEDGLLD